From Rutidosis leptorrhynchoides isolate AG116_Rl617_1_P2 chromosome 3, CSIRO_AGI_Rlap_v1, whole genome shotgun sequence, a single genomic window includes:
- the LOC139901462 gene encoding uncharacterized protein, with amino-acid sequence MCATPRSCFHCGSTEHLGRDCSSPFRLCFYCYGNDHLKADCPKLKEDMKRVEQRKEAGRRATAGVLKPKSRSFQLTTEEAKKFGTFIVNNMPTHVLFDSGAIKSFVSLSFCERFNLPLCKLDVPLEVEIADSKLVIVSDIYRGCIIEINDEQFKIDLIPMKMGEFHVVIGMDWLGDHKGTIKCHKKIVRLRGPSGKKMIIYDEQSRQAIPICSYARAK; translated from the coding sequence ATGTGTGCGACACCAAGATCTTGTTTTCATTGTGGTAGTACTGAGCATTTGGGCAGAGATTGTTCGAGTCCTTTTCGATTATGCTTTTATTGCTATGGAAACGACCATCTAAAGGCAGACTGCCCAAAGTTGAAAGAAGATATGAAGAGAGTTGAGCAGAGAAAAGAGGCAGGAAGAAGAGCTACAGCTGGTGTTTTGAAACCCAAATCTCGATCTTTTCAGTTGACTACagaggaggcaaagaaatttggtacCTTTATTGTTAATAATATGCCTACACACGTTCTCTTTGACTCCGGAGCTATTAAATCATTTGTGTCACTTTCATTTTGTGAACGTTTTAACTTACCTTTGTGTAAGCTTGATGTTCCTTTAGAAGTTGAAATAGCCGATAGCAAGTTGGTGATCGTTAGCGACATATACAGAGGTTGTATTATTGAAATTAACGATGAGCAATTTAAAATCGATTTGATTCCCATGAAAATGGGAGAGTTTCATGTtgtaattggtatggattggctgggTGATCATAAAGGAACTATCAAATGTCATAAGAAGATTGTTCGTTTACGTGGTCCCAGCGGGAAAAAGATGATTATTTATGATGAACAGTCCCGACAGGCCATCCCTATTTGCTCTTATGCTCGTGCTAAATGA
- the LOC139897859 gene encoding basic leucine zipper 61-like, giving the protein MAQLPPKAPTMAQKLPSFGYQMPLIASQPPSWIDDFIDYASVKRNSHRRSSSDPIEFVETPFSNESSRNESLIPSSNNNGFDRLDDEQLSSMFSDDVTKNLHSLPDQNSDSEEPNKTTTFQEVRLKNEPGEVEDSGNYEIETDSVIKPQVTFSSDGSTIVDPKRVKRILANRQSAQRSRVRKLHYISELERSVTTLQTEVSTLSPRVAFLDHQRLILNVDNSSLKQRIAALAQDKIFKDAHQEALKKEIERLRRVYHEQNMNKADNTTDPTAPSVNGTDQDDE; this is encoded by the exons ATGGCGCAATTGCCGCCAAAAGCACCAACAATGGCGCAAAAGTTGCCCTCATTCGGCTACCAAATGCCGTTAATCGCCTCACAGCCACCGAGCTGGATCGACGATTTCATCGATTATGCATCCGTCAAAAGAAACTCGCACAGGAGATCCTCTAGTGATCCAATTGAGTTTGTTGAAACTCCGTTTAGTAACGAAAGTAGTCGTAACGAGTCATTAATTCCTAGCTCGAATAATAACGGTTTTGATCGTTTGGATGACGAGCAACTAAGCTCCATGTTTTCCGATGACGTCACTAAGAATCTTCACTCACTGCCCGATCAAAATAGCGACAGCGAGGAACCTAATAAAACGACAACGTTTCAAGAGGTTCGACTGAAGAATGAGCCCGGAGAGGTAGAAGATAGTGGTAATTACGAAATTGAGACGGATTCTGTAATTAAGCCTCAGGTTACTTTTTCAAGCGATGGTAGCACCATTGTTGATCCAAAAAGAGTCAAAAG GATATTAGCAAATCGTCAATCTGCTCAAAGATCAAGAGTTAGGAAATTGCATTACATTTCTGAACTCGAACGTAGCGTTACAACTTTGCAG ACGGAAGTATCGACGTTGTCACCACGAGTAGCGTTTTTGGACCATCAGAGATTGATTTTAAACGTCGATAACAGCTCGCTTAAGCAAAGGATTGCTGCTTTGGCTCAGGACAAGATCTTTAAAGATG CTCATCAAGAAGCATTAAAGAAAGAAATAGAAAGATTAAGAAGAGTTTATCATGAACAAAACATGAACAAGGCAGATAACACCACTGATCCAACAGCACCATCTGTTAATGGTACCGATCAGGATGATGAGTGA